A single Atribacteraceae bacterium DNA region contains:
- a CDS encoding protein-glutamate O-methyltransferase CheR → MLSAVEVQSMRETILRKTGIDLSLYKENQLRRRLSFILMRSGATCVAEYLEKLETDPRVLEDFKNRFTINVSEFFRNPERFDDLEKRVIPELLSGAGSRLNVWSAGCSIGSEAYSIAILLTEMKVTKPFWIWATDIDEEILEKAQEAVFKELHLKNVPDHVLSSSFYPQTDGGFRIKPVLQKNVRFQKHDLLREPVKETFDLVVCRNVVIYFEEEAKKTAFRKLSDSLKKGGYLWIGSTERIPNPGMFHLRYSLPFFYLKYE, encoded by the coding sequence ATGCTCTCGGCTGTTGAAGTTCAATCCATGCGTGAGACCATTTTGCGAAAAACCGGCATCGATCTTTCGCTGTACAAGGAAAATCAGCTCCGCCGGAGACTTTCCTTCATTCTCATGCGCTCCGGAGCAACGTGCGTTGCGGAATACCTGGAAAAGCTCGAAACCGATCCCCGGGTGCTCGAGGATTTCAAAAACCGGTTCACCATTAATGTATCTGAATTTTTCCGGAATCCGGAACGCTTCGATGATCTGGAGAAGAGAGTGATTCCAGAACTGTTGTCCGGCGCCGGCTCGAGATTGAACGTCTGGAGCGCCGGATGTTCGATCGGCAGCGAAGCATACTCGATCGCTATTCTCCTTACCGAAATGAAAGTCACCAAACCGTTTTGGATCTGGGCGACCGATATTGACGAAGAGATCCTTGAAAAAGCTCAGGAAGCCGTTTTCAAAGAGCTGCACCTGAAAAACGTTCCAGATCATGTATTATCCAGCTCTTTTTACCCCCAAACGGACGGCGGGTTCCGGATCAAACCGGTCCTTCAAAAAAATGTTCGCTTCCAAAAACACGATCTCTTGCGGGAACCGGTCAAGGAAACCTTCGACCTGGTGGTCTGCCGGAACGTTGTGATCTATTTCGAGGAAGAAGCGAAAAAAACCGCCTTCCGGAAATTGAGCGATTCCCTGAAAAAGGGTGGATACCTTTGGATTGGGAGCACGGAGCGGATTCCCAATCCGGGAATGTTTCATCTTCGTTATTCGTTGCCTTTTTTCTATCTAAAATACGAATAG
- a CDS encoding chemotaxis response regulator protein-glutamate methylesterase, whose protein sequence is MKPITVMVVDDSAFMRKVVSDILAQDSDIAVIATARDGIDALEKLQSLEPDVILLDVEMPRMDGLTFLGKVLSRKAHRIIMLSALTGEGSVTTIQALAEGALDFIQKPSGSISLDIENKTGEIISKVKAAAAIPTGRLGSVLASPVPRHPVIPVQDGIEECRKIVFIASSTGGPRALHTLLAGCPPLKHAGMIIVQHMPAGFTLSLSRRLNEVTVITVNEGRQGGCLSVNQAILAPGGKHLLMSPDRRILLNDDPPLKGLRPCADLTLLSLVQVFEDRICCVVLTGMGKDALEGCRVLKQKGGQILAQDEKTSLIFGMPKAVIENGLADRVLALERMPEAIEEWDKA, encoded by the coding sequence ATGAAGCCGATTACGGTGATGGTGGTAGACGATTCCGCCTTCATGCGCAAAGTGGTTTCCGATATTCTCGCGCAGGATTCGGATATCGCAGTGATCGCTACAGCCCGGGATGGTATTGACGCTCTGGAAAAACTGCAAAGTCTTGAGCCGGACGTTATTTTGCTTGATGTCGAGATGCCCCGCATGGATGGACTGACATTTTTGGGAAAAGTGTTATCCCGAAAAGCCCATAGAATCATCATGTTGAGTGCCTTGACCGGGGAAGGGAGCGTGACGACCATTCAGGCCTTGGCGGAAGGGGCGCTTGATTTCATTCAAAAACCCTCCGGGAGCATTTCTCTGGACATTGAGAACAAGACCGGGGAAATCATCAGCAAGGTTAAGGCAGCGGCAGCCATTCCCACTGGACGACTCGGCTCCGTTTTGGCCTCTCCTGTTCCTCGTCATCCGGTAATCCCGGTCCAGGACGGTATCGAAGAATGCCGTAAGATAGTATTCATCGCTTCTTCGACCGGCGGCCCGCGGGCTTTGCATACCTTGTTGGCCGGTTGCCCGCCCCTGAAACACGCCGGCATGATTATCGTTCAGCACATGCCCGCTGGATTTACCCTCAGCCTCTCCCGGCGACTGAACGAAGTCACGGTGATAACGGTGAATGAAGGAAGACAGGGTGGTTGCTTATCAGTGAATCAGGCTATCCTGGCTCCCGGCGGAAAACACCTCTTGATGAGTCCGGACCGGAGGATCCTCCTAAACGACGACCCGCCGCTGAAGGGATTGAGGCCCTGTGCAGACCTGACCTTGCTCTCGCTGGTCCAGGTGTTTGAAGACCGTATTTGTTGTGTGGTACTCACCGGGATGGGTAAAGACGCCCTTGAAGGTTGCCGGGTCCTCAAGCAGAAGGGCGGACAGATTCTCGCTCAGGACGAGAAAACCTCATTGATCTTTGGCATGCCCAAGGCAGTCATCGAGAATGGATTGGCCGATCGAGTGCTGGCTCTGGAAAGAATGCCGGAGGCCATCGAAGAATGGGACAAAGCATGA
- a CDS encoding flagellar brake domain-containing protein — protein sequence MNPEAIFAPNRLLSLGILGRDEKGETIIHYHSSRLENIVKDNLWIAAPQEQGELVPVSPGETIEVFLISKNEIYVFNSEVKDRVKRGNMAFLIIGMPASVVRMQRRDYVRLDVSLPVSLKKGLLTWKGMTKNLSGGGMLVVFTEKGSYPEKGDEVFFCLEFNEEKLMGKGVTLREDDTNLRAFRFTEIMEGDREKVIKFIFRRQIELKRKGLLQR from the coding sequence ATGAACCCGGAGGCGATCTTCGCACCGAACCGCTTGCTCAGCCTGGGTATCCTAGGCCGGGATGAAAAAGGAGAAACAATCATTCATTACCACTCCAGCCGCCTGGAGAATATCGTGAAAGACAATCTTTGGATTGCCGCGCCCCAAGAACAAGGTGAGCTTGTTCCGGTGAGCCCGGGAGAGACAATTGAGGTTTTCCTGATCTCCAAAAACGAGATCTATGTGTTCAACAGTGAAGTGAAAGATCGGGTCAAGCGGGGCAACATGGCCTTTCTGATCATCGGGATGCCTGCGTCTGTAGTCCGCATGCAACGCCGTGATTATGTCCGCCTCGATGTGTCCCTGCCGGTTTCTCTGAAAAAGGGACTTCTTACTTGGAAAGGGATGACCAAAAACCTAAGCGGAGGCGGGATGCTCGTGGTTTTTACCGAAAAGGGATCATATCCCGAAAAGGGTGATGAAGTGTTCTTTTGCTTGGAATTCAATGAAGAAAAGCTCATGGGCAAGGGCGTAACGCTACGTGAAGATGATACAAACCTCCGGGCTTTCCGGTTTACCGAGATCATGGAAGGCGACCGGGAAAAAGTCATCAAATTCATTTTTCGTAGGCAGATCGAGCTGAAACGAAAAGGATTGCTCCAGCGATGA